GACGCATATCCCGTAATCCTTCTTCACCATAATCATTACGTGCAGACATCATCACGATATACCGCTTCCCGCTATACTTGTATGGGATCACTGAGTAATAAGTCAACCCCTGTATGAACTGTACGGTTTTTCCCGCATTGAGTTGCTCTTCAAAATTGGGAGGAAGCGTTATATGATGTGAGGATAGAAATAAGGAATCAGGGATCTTATCAAAGAAGTATTCCTTCTCATCCGGTAACCGTTGTAAGTGTTTTTGACGGATCTCATTATACACGACAGGTCCGAGAATTCCTTCTTCATAATGCGCTTGTGCTGCAATACCTCCCCTAACGGTCAGGCGATGAAAAAATTCACGATCAATAGAACGTTTTGAGAAGTGATAAATAAAAACACTCAGCATCAAGATAATGACACCAGTAAGTAAAGTAAATAAGGTGGTGATCTTATTACGGATGTTCATGAAGCTGTTTCTTTCATCATGTAACCCATACCAATCATAGTATGTATGAGTTTATCATTTTTGTTTTTATCGATCTTCTTACGGAGATAATTGACGTATACATCTACAACATTCGTACCCATATTGAAATCAATATCCCATACATTTTCCAGTATCTCCATCCTAGACAATACCCTGGATTGATTTTTCATGAAGAACTCTAATAACTTGTATTCCGTAGAAGTCAAAGAAATAGCTTCGTCACCTCTGAAAGCTGTTTTGGCATCTGTATCCAACCGCAGGTCCGATATTTTTAAGATATGCGTATCCGGTACAGTGGTGTTTCGCGTCATGCGTCTTCCTAAAGCATTCACCCTTGCTACCAGTTCTGTGATCTTAAAAGGCTTTACCATATAGTCATCTGCACCGCTGTCAAGACCGGTGACAATATTTTCCGTACTACCCAATGCCGTCAACATCAGTACAGGGATGGAAATACCCTGAGATCGCATCTCCTTACACACCTGAATACCATTTACACCGGGAAGCATGATATCCAAAATCACCATGTTAAAATCATGGTTTCGTACCATCTGCAGTCCGGTATGGCCATCCATTGCTACACTCACCTCAAAACCGATCTCCTTCAACCCTCTCTCAATCAATGAAATAACGGCAGCTTCATCTTCAATCAACAATATCTTCATTTGTTACTCGCTTGTTTGCACACCAACAAAATAAGAATTTTTAAAAGAAAACACTGAAACACTTTATATTGACAACTGTTCGAATCTTGTTGAACTTTTAGAACCATACAGAAATTTGACAGATCAACAAGTTCGATTAAAGATACTATCATGAAAAAAATAAGAGTTGCCTTATTGTCTTTTGGAATGTCAGGAAAAGTATTCCATGCCCCTTTTCTTGATCAACATGCCGGATTTGAACTTTACGCGGTTTGGGAGCGCTCCAAGTCTGAATCTGCAGCAATATATCCTACGATCAAAATAGTCAGATCACTGGAAGCATTGTTAGAAGATGATAGTATTGAGTTGATCGTAGTCAATACACCTACTCATACACATTATGAATATGCCAAAAAAGCGTTAGAGGCAGGAAAATCAGTCATAGTTGAAAAAGCATTTACCACAACAACAACAGAAGCACAATCACTTGCTGCATTAGCGAAAGAAAAAAAATTACTATTATCGGTGTATCAGAACAGAAGATGGGACAGCGATTTCCAAACTGTACAAAAGATCATACAAGATGGCGTTTTAGGAGAACTCAAAGAAGTATCCTTCCGTTTTGATCGTTTCAAAAATACCATCGGTAATAAAACACATAAGGAGCAACCTGGTCCGGGAGCAGGCCTGTTGAATGATCTGGGGCCTCATTTGATCGATCAGGCATTGGTGTTATTTGGAAAGCCTGAAAAAATTTTCGCCGATATCAGAATACTTCGGCCGGATTCTTTGGTAGATGATTATTTTGATTTGCTATTATACTATCCATCATTAAGGGTTCGATTGATATCGAGTTTATTGGTAAAAAAGCCGATTCCTTCTTTCATACTACATGGTAGCAAAGGATCTTTTATAAAAAATCGTGGTGATGTTCAAGAAGCAGATCTTATTGCGGGTAAACAACCCGGCAGTGCTGATTGGGGAATAGAACCGGAAACTGCTGATGGATCGATATATACTATGATCGATGGGAAAGATCATGAAGAAAAAGTGAGAACCCTAACTGGTAATTATGGTATTTATTATGATCGAATTTATCAGTCAATAATTCATCACACAACTGCGCCTGTAACAGCGAATGAAGGTATCCATGTAATGCAGCTACTCGAAGCAGCCATGCACAGTCATGAAACACAAACAGTCATTACACTATAAAAGACTTCTCCAAAAAAAAGCCATCCGTTTAAGGCGGATGGCTTTTCACTAATATCAACTATTCAATTACATTTTCTTAGCATCTTCCAAAAATTTGGCCAATCCGATATCGGTCAGCGGATGTTTCAACAGACCGAGGATAGAATCCAATGGACAAGTACAAACATCTGCACCCAATTCCGCTGCTTTAGTGATATGTAAAGCATTGCGAATAGATGCTGCGAGGATCTCAGTTTTAAATCCTTGAATGTCGTAAATATGACGGATCTGACCGATCAAATCCATACCATCCCAACCACTATCATCAACACGACCAATAAAAGGTGATACATAAGTAGCGCCTGCTTTAGCAGCCAAGATAGCTTGTCCGGCAGAGAATACTAATGTACAATTGGTACGGATACCATTATCAGTAAACCATTTGATGGCTTTTACACCGTCTTTGATCATCGGCACCTTTACAACAATATTCGGGTGAATAGCAGCCAGTTTCTTACCTTCTTCTACCATCGTAGCAAAATCAGTAGATAATACTTCTGCACTCACATCTCCATCCACCAATTCGCAAATGGTTTTGTAATGATTGGCAATCGCCTCCTCTCCCTTTACGCCTTCTTTGGCCATTAAGGAAGGATTGGTAGTAACGCCATCTAAGATCCCTAAATCATTGGCTTCTTTGATTTGCGCAAGATTACCGGTGTCGATGAAAAATTTCATATAGTTTGTATTAAACCCCTCAGTGATCACTTCGGGGAGAAAGAAAAAATGGCAGGCTACTCACATCGCACCGCTACAACCGCCTATCCTTGCTGCATTCCTGCCCTGGGGAGGTTCAGCAGGAGCTGGTCGTGTAAGACCTGCCGGTGCAAAAGTAAGGGTTGAGACCTATTTTCCCTAATTTTTTGAATCAATACACCGATCCTCAGAAGCCATTGCCAAAATTTCGCGAATTAAGTCTGGTTACACCAAGTAATTCATCATGCCGCCCATTGAATGGTCTAAAATAAAACAGGATAAGGTATTCATTTTCCGTTTCCCAATAATTCCCTTCTGTTAGTGAAGGGTCTGCTTTTGCAAGACGATCCCTGATATCCTTGGTCAGGTATTGGTAGCTGTAATAGCCTTGTTTTAAAAAGAGTGTTTTTTTATAGACCGCTTTTTCGGTATCAAATTCCATTCGGGAACTATCACCTGCCTGGTTTCCGGTCATCTCACCAACCAGGAAAACATCTTTTCCAACATATGGCTTTCCTCCGGATGGTACCAGTGTGAACTCTACTTTCGCATAATCACCTTGCCACCATGGGTTAATGGATTCAGTCGTAGATATTTCATTCCATCCATTGCGGTCATTGAAAAAAGCATACCGCAGATCATTTCTTTGCAAGTCGGGTCGTATGTAAATGTGATGCGGAAATTCAGTACGATCAACCCTTTCTACCCTATCACTTTCAAAGCGAAAACTCCTGAGGTCTGCCCACCGGAATTCTTTACCTGCAGGGAAAACAGCATCCTGCTCTCCATTATATTCCAATGCATTTCCACGAATAAAACTCGGTTGTGAATTATAAGTAGCATCACTCCATCTATTGTTTTGTATGATCACCAATCTGGTTTGCTGCTGCGGACTCATGATATTCAGATCTTTCGTTCCAACAGTTACTTGTATTTTCTGATGCGTTCGGATCTGCGAACTATTAAAGGGCTGAGATATTCTGGCTCCGATATTGACCCTGTCATCTACGACCATGATCCTTTTGGTAAATGCCAATTTAGAAGTATCTCCATTCAGAAACACCTTTAACAGATAATTACCGCTTTTTATAGGCAAACAGTTTCTTTCCGGAAGCAATGCCTGGTAATGCATGTATTTGGTCATCGCAATGGAAGACATCCGATACTGTGTTAAACGATTCTGTGTAAACCCTTTCAGATAATCAAATGGATTCAATAAAGCCGGTTTCCAATCAGCATTACACAATTCATAGGTATAAAAGAAGTTTCGTACAGTACCACTGAGATCATCAAAATGCAATTCCAACAGATCACTGCTACCCAAACGAATGAGAGGAACAGATTGCTGATCATTTTGCTGAAAGAGTTTGACAGACTGTATCCCCTCCATATAAATGCGGTCAGGCTCACGCTGAGCAGATACATGATAAGTACTGAAAAGGAGAAAGAATAAAAAAAATCGTTGTTTCATGTAAGAAGATGATAATGTAATAATACAAAGACTTTTATTAGCAGCATCTAAACATGCCGGATTGCTCTGCCATTCGTATTTTTACCAAAATCATGCCATTGGGATTTGCATTTGACATAGCGAAACGGATTGCATTTAACCGACAGAAGTCTTTTTCGAGGTTCATTATACGTTTATCAGTTGCCGCTACAACACTGAGCGTTGCTGCTATGATCATTACCCTCGCTTTTGTAAATGGGTTTCAACAAACAGTTGCTTCGAAGATTTTCAGTTTTTGGGGACATATCAGAGTACAACAATATGAATCAGGCAAATCACTCATTGCAGAAGAAACCCCCTTTACATATGATAGCAGTATAACCCGTACCATTCGGTTGAATGACCAGATCTCTCGCATACAGGCTTTTGCTACAAAATCAGCAGTTATTGAATCCAAAGGTGAGATCGAGGGTGTACTATTGAAAGGAATTGATGCAGGCTATGACAGCTCTGATCTAAAATCATTTTTTACCGGAGGAAATTGGCTTCAGTTTCAAGACAGTAATTACAGCAAACAAATCATTGTTTCAAAAGCTTTAGCTGATCAGTTGAATATTGGATTGAATGATACTTTAAAAGTACATTTCGTTTCTTCAATTGATGATAGTCGCACCTATCGTAAGCTGCAAGTGACCGGCATCTATAACACAGGTATTGAAGAATATGATAAGTTGTTTGTAATCGGAGATATCAGGTTGATCAGACGTATTAATG
Above is a genomic segment from Sediminibacterium sp. KACHI17 containing:
- a CDS encoding Gfo/Idh/MocA family oxidoreductase, translating into MKKIRVALLSFGMSGKVFHAPFLDQHAGFELYAVWERSKSESAAIYPTIKIVRSLEALLEDDSIELIVVNTPTHTHYEYAKKALEAGKSVIVEKAFTTTTTEAQSLAALAKEKKLLLSVYQNRRWDSDFQTVQKIIQDGVLGELKEVSFRFDRFKNTIGNKTHKEQPGPGAGLLNDLGPHLIDQALVLFGKPEKIFADIRILRPDSLVDDYFDLLLYYPSLRVRLISSLLVKKPIPSFILHGSKGSFIKNRGDVQEADLIAGKQPGSADWGIEPETADGSIYTMIDGKDHEEKVRTLTGNYGIYYDRIYQSIIHHTTAPVTANEGIHVMQLLEAAMHSHETQTVITL
- the fsa gene encoding fructose-6-phosphate aldolase, translating into MKFFIDTGNLAQIKEANDLGILDGVTTNPSLMAKEGVKGEEAIANHYKTICELVDGDVSAEVLSTDFATMVEEGKKLAAIHPNIVVKVPMIKDGVKAIKWFTDNGIRTNCTLVFSAGQAILAAKAGATYVSPFIGRVDDSGWDGMDLIGQIRHIYDIQGFKTEILAASIRNALHITKAAELGADVCTCPLDSILGLLKHPLTDIGLAKFLEDAKKM
- a CDS encoding DUF5103 domain-containing protein — protein: MKQRFFLFFLLFSTYHVSAQREPDRIYMEGIQSVKLFQQNDQQSVPLIRLGSSDLLELHFDDLSGTVRNFFYTYELCNADWKPALLNPFDYLKGFTQNRLTQYRMSSIAMTKYMHYQALLPERNCLPIKSGNYLLKVFLNGDTSKLAFTKRIMVVDDRVNIGARISQPFNSSQIRTHQKIQVTVGTKDLNIMSPQQQTRLVIIQNNRWSDATYNSQPSFIRGNALEYNGEQDAVFPAGKEFRWADLRSFRFESDRVERVDRTEFPHHIYIRPDLQRNDLRYAFFNDRNGWNEISTTESINPWWQGDYAKVEFTLVPSGGKPYVGKDVFLVGEMTGNQAGDSSRMEFDTEKAVYKKTLFLKQGYYSYQYLTKDIRDRLAKADPSLTEGNYWETENEYLILFYFRPFNGRHDELLGVTRLNSRNFGNGF
- a CDS encoding response regulator transcription factor yields the protein MKILLIEDEAAVISLIERGLKEIGFEVSVAMDGHTGLQMVRNHDFNMVILDIMLPGVNGIQVCKEMRSQGISIPVLMLTALGSTENIVTGLDSGADDYMVKPFKITELVARVNALGRRMTRNTTVPDTHILKISDLRLDTDAKTAFRGDEAISLTSTEYKLLEFFMKNQSRVLSRMEILENVWDIDFNMGTNVVDVYVNYLRKKIDKNKNDKLIHTMIGMGYMMKETAS
- a CDS encoding FtsX-like permease family protein, which gives rise to MPDCSAIRIFTKIMPLGFAFDIAKRIAFNRQKSFSRFIIRLSVAATTLSVAAMIITLAFVNGFQQTVASKIFSFWGHIRVQQYESGKSLIAEETPFTYDSSITRTIRLNDQISRIQAFATKSAVIESKGEIEGVLLKGIDAGYDSSDLKSFFTGGNWLQFQDSNYSKQIIVSKALADQLNIGLNDTLKVHFVSSIDDSRTYRKLQVTGIYNTGIEEYDKLFVIGDIRLIRRINEWNDDQIGGYEIFVNDYTKMDSVNQQLSDQLPPTWMSRTIRDVYPNIFDWLSIQDVNRDVIFIVMSAVAIINLITCLLILILERTRMVGILKGLGANNWTIQKIFLYHASVITVMGIVLGLLLGIGICLLQQQTGFIKLDETSYYVREAPMIIIWWQVLAISAGTAIVCYASLIIPSLLIRKLNPVKAIQFR